CAGCTTTCAAATGCACTCCGGTAAGATTGAAGTCATACTCCTCATTTACTAATACATCCACTGACCACATCCTGTTATTAATAAAGGTCTGCATAGCTGGTGTTCCGTCGTCATTGGTTTGCCCAATAATTGGGGTATTGGAAGTAGCATAACTATAAAAAGTACCCAGAGGAACCCGGCTCAGAATCACCACATTCATATACCAGTCATCACTTTCCAATCCTCCATACACCTGATAGCCTAATTCAGGGAAATATTCGTCTGCCAGAACCTTTGCATAGGTACTGCTTTCAAACTCCTGGAATACGACGATATCGGCATCAGCCAGTTTTAATACTTCTGCCAGTTGAGCTCTCCGTTCAGGCATATTTGTTGGAGGATTATCCTCACGTCGGTTATTGATATATGGGTTATCGAAATCATCCACGAAATGCTCCACATTCCAACTCAATACCCGAACTGTATCGAGAGGGGTGTACCAAGCGGGCCATGCTAGTTCAGATTGTGTAGTATTGTTGTCAGGATTTGGCTGATCGATAGAGCA
This DNA window, taken from Balneola sp., encodes the following:
- a CDS encoding endonuclease/exonuclease/phosphatase family protein; its protein translation is MNRFLLFLPLLFLACSIDQPNPDNNTTQSELAWPAWYTPLDTVRVLSWNVEHFVDDFDNPYINNRREDNPPTNMPERRAQLAEVLKLADADIVVFQEFESSTYAKVLADEYFPELGYQVYGGLESDDWYMNVVILSRVPLGTFYSYATSNTPIIGQTNDDGTPAMQTFINNRMWSVDVLVNEEYDFNLTGVHLKAGRGERNEQWRLGMINLMRDQFSKFISLDHDQNLLVVGDFNATPDSDEFNAFLGDSTDLRFIDPLAGTGIFSHPADSVFWRIDHIIPNEFMMPELVNSVQVFTPFSPDSMDFIADHLPMIADIVASD